The DNA window GAACCAAGTGCACGGAGATTCTCTCCACCAAATTTTACCGGGTTCAGTTGACGAAAATTCGGGTCTGGTCCATGAGGGGGACGGGTTGTATACGGAATTGCCAAATTCCATTCTTATTGTTCGCACCGCAGATTGTGTTCCTGTGTATTTATATTCAAACAAACGACCGTTTGTTGCTATAGTTCATTCTGGTTGGAAGGGAACTAGTTTAGGGATCACAGAACGAATGATTGAGAGAGCTATCGAATTCGGTTTTTCGGAAGAGGAACTTTATTTAGAAATTGGACCTTATATTCAAGGTTCTGATTATGAAGTAGAAGAAGATGTTGCCAATTTATTTATCCCATTAGGAACGGGGGTTTGTCACGTAACAGGAAAGGAAAAGTTTTTACTCGATGTGGGCCTTGCCATTGAATCCAGAGTGAAAGAACGATTTGAAAAAATTGGAGGGATACAGAATTTGCGAACGAATGTTTTCCAGAGCCCTCTTTACTTTAGCCACAGAGCCAAAGAAGAAGGCCGGAATTTGAATTTTATACTTTGGGAATCTTAAGTAGGGTTTCTTTGATTTTCTCTAGGATTTTTTCTCGTTTGATCGGTTTGACAATATAATCCATCGCCCCATTTTCAAGAAGTGCCTTGATGACCGAAGGAGTATTTTCCTCGGAAATAAAAAGAATTCTTGGAAGTACACCCATTTCTTTCATATCCCAGAAAGCTGCATAACCATCGACCTCAGGTAGAAAAATTTCAATCGTCACAAGATCAATCTGTTGGCGATTGTCCTTGTACATTTGCAAAAGTTCTTTTCCTGTTTCGGCAACTCCGATGATTTTGAAACCTTCTGATTCCAAAATTTGTTGGAGCTGTTTGGATTGGAATTTGGAATTCTCAGCGATGAGAATCTGGTAAGGTCTGCCTGTCGGTCCGATGCCTGCTTGCATATAGTTCTTCCGTAGTTTATCCAAGTGCCTTTTCGATTTCAACACCAATTTCTTTCGTACCGAGGACAGATGTGCCTTCTTCGGCGATATCTCTCGTGCGAAAACCCTTCTTTAGAACCGTTCGAATGGCATTTTCAATTGCCACCGCTTCTGTTTCCAATCCAAACGAGTATCGTAACATTAGGGCTCCGGAAAGGATTTGTGCAATAGGGTTTGCGATGCCTTTCCCTGCAATGTCAGGAGCGGATCCACCTGAAGGTTCGTAGAGCCCAAATCCTGATTCGGAAAGGGAAGCCGAAGGCAACATCCCAATGGATCCTGTGATGATGGACGCTTCGTCAGAGAGAATGTCTCCGAACATATTTTCACAGAGCATCACATCAAATTGTTTTGGTTTTACGATGAGCTGCATAGCGGCATTGTCCACATAGAGATGTTCTAAAGTGCAATCGGAGTATTCCGCTTTATGAAGTGCCACTACCACTTCTCTCCACAACACAGATGTGGTGAGAACATTTGCTTTATCAATGCTTGTGACTTTTTTATTTCGTTTTCTGGCTGCGTCAAAGGCAGTCCGTGCGATGCGTTCGATCTCACGACGAGAATATCTCATGGTGTCGAAAGCAAATTCTTCAGGCCCACTTCCTTCTCTACCTTTTGGTTTTCCAAAATAGATTCCGGAAGTAAGTTCCCTAAGGATTAAGATATCGAGTCCATCACCGATGATGTCACCGCGGATGGGACTCGCTTTTTTTAATTCAGGATAAATGATCGCAGGACGAAGGTTTGCAAATAAATCAAAGTGTTTCCGTAAAGGAAGTAGGGCACCACGTTCCGGTTGCCTTTCTGGAGGAAGGGTTTCCCATTTTGGTCCACCCACAGATCCAAAAAAGATGGCGCTGGATGATTCACATAGTTTTAGAGTTTCCTCAGGAAGGGGAAATCCTGTGGCATCAATGGCGGCACCACCAACTAATGCATGTTCGAAGGTAAATTCAGAAGATTTGTTTCCTAATGCTTTTTTGACCACTGATAGGGCCACATCCATTACTTCTGGTCCAATTCCGTCACCGGCAAGTACTGCTACTTTTTTCATTTCATATCCTTTAATACTGATTCTAAAATATCCAATCCTTCTGTCGCTTTTTCGATGCTTAAGATGAGAGGAGGTATAATTCTAATGACATTTCCTGCTGTGCTATTCACAACAAGGCCACGTTTCAAACATTCTTCCACTACGGGTCTTGATTCGGAATACAATTCTACACCGATGTGTAAACCACGTCCCCTGACTTGTTTGATTTTTCCTGTTGATTCCATCATGGTTTTCAAACGTGCAAACATTTGTTCTGAGATTGTAGAAACATGGTCGAGTAAGTTTCGCGATAAGATGATTTTGAATGTTTCATATGCGGCAACACATGCCAAATGGTTTCCACCAAAGGTAGAACCATGCATCCCTCGTTCTAAAACTCCTTCGTATTCTTTCGCTACGACAAGAGCGCCAATGGGAAATCCTGAACCAAGTGCTTTGGCAAGAGTAAAAGCATCAGGATACATTCCGTAATGTTCAAAACAAAACATCTTTCCTGTTCTTCCCATCCCAGTTTGGATTTCATCAAAAACAAGTAGAGAATTCGTTTCTTCTGTGAGTTTACGAGCTAAGTTCACAAATGATTGGCTGAGTGGAATGACTCCACCTTCTCCGATGATGAGTTCCATAATGATTCCGGCAATGGACTCGCCGTATTGGTCAAAGGCTTGGATGAGTGAGTCTTCGTTATTGGCTTCGACAAAGTAAACATCAGATGCCAAATCCCCAAATCCAGAACGAACAGCTTCGTTTCCAGTCATCGTCATTGCAGATAGAGTTCTGCCATGAAAACTAGAGTGGAGGGCAAGGATCACCGGTTTATCGATGTTTTTTTTCACTCCATGTCTACGCATCAGTTTAAAAGCCGCTTCGTTTGCTTCAGTTCCTGAGTTACACAAAAACACTTTTCCTGGAATGCTATTTTCGATAATGACTTCGGCAAGTTTTGCTTGTTCTTCCGAATAATAGAGATTAGATGAATGGAGGATTTTGTCCATTTGGTTTCGCATGGCTTCGATTAAGTCTGCTTCCCCGTGGCCTAAATTGGAAACAGCGATCCCTGCGAGAAAGTCAATATAACCTTTGTTATCTTGGTCGAAAATCATCTCTCCGACACCATACTCAAAAGCAACCGGATAGCGGTTGTATGTGTTTAAGAGGAATTTGTCCGAAAGTTTTTTGATTTCTCCGAATTTGGTTTTGGTATCGTTACTCATTTTAGACCTGCCAGTTGTAAAAATTCTGTTTCTGCTAGGGAAATTTCTTTTCCAAGAGATTCCCATAAACTGGAAATTTCTGATTGTTTTTTTGGTTTTTTTAAAGAAGCAAAGGAAGAGTATACTTTTACCTTTGGTTCTGTTCCGGAAGGACGAATGGTGAGTTTGGCATTTCCTTCCAGTTCCACTTGGATGACATTGGATTTTGGCATTCCTTTGAACACAGAGGCCTTGGCTTTTCCATCCGCTTTTTGTGTTTCGTAATCGAGGACTCCCACAACCTTCCGTCCGCCAATGGATTTCCCAATTAAGTTTTCCGACCGAAGTGTTTCGATGGATTTTTTAATTTTGTCTTGGCCCGAACTTCCTTCCAAGGTCAAAGAATACAAACTTTCGCGATACAATCCGTATTTTAAATAAATCGCATCGAGGTAGGAAAGGAGGTCTCCCTTTTCTGCAAGGATTTCTACAAAGAGTAAAGCACTAGATAAAGAATCTTTGTCCCGAACAAAGGGTACGGGTAGGTATCCATAAGATTCCTCACCACCAAACAAGAAGATATTATTTTTCTTTGATTCAATTTGTTTCATCTCTTCTGCGATGTATTTGAATCCAGTGAGTACGTTTTTGATTTTGATTCCGTTTTTTTTCGCAATCGCTTCTTGTAAGTCAGTTGTCACAATGGTTTTTACCAAATGATAGATTTTGGTTTTAGATTTTTTCCTTTCGGAAAGGTAAGCTGCCATAATCGAACCAATTTGGTTTCCATTCAGATATTCGTATTCCCCATCAGGGCGACGAACTCCTACACCCAGTCTATCTGCATCTGGATCTGTGGCAATGAAGGTGGCTGCTTTTTTCTTTTTGGCGTAAAACTCACATAAGGCGAGAGCTTCTTTTTCTTCTGGATTTGGGTATTTTACAGTTGGAAATTCCCCGTCCGGTTTTTTTTGTTCAGGAACAAGGAAAACCGATTTGTATCCAAAGAAATTTAACATTTCTTTCATATAATCTCCACCAGTTCCATGTAACGGAGAGTATACGATTCCAAGATCATTTCTTGTTTTTTGTTTTACTGATGAAAGGATTCCTGCTTGTTTTAAATCCTTTAAGTAAGTTTTAAAAACCACAGATCCCACAGGTTTTACGAATTTTTTATATTCTTTATCTGTTTTTTTGACAAGAGGAATTGTCGACCAGTCACTTATCCCGCTAATCCTTCCTATGATAAGTGAGTCATCTGGAGGAACGAGTTGTCCACCGTCTGCAAGGTAGGCTTTGAATCCATTGTATTCTGGTGGATTGTGAGATGCAGTAATAACAATCCCACCACTGGCTTTGTAATGGCGAATGGCATATGATAAAAGTGGAGTAGGAGTTACCTTGGGAAAAATATAAACTTTCACACCAAGTTTAGCGGCGATACCGGCAGAGAGTTCTGCAAATTCTTTAGAGAGCCTTCTTGAATCATAAGCGATGACGATGGAGGCATCTTTTTTAGTATCTCTTAAATAGC is part of the Leptospira noumeaensis genome and encodes:
- the leuB gene encoding 3-isopropylmalate dehydrogenase — encoded protein: MKKVAVLAGDGIGPEVMDVALSVVKKALGNKSSEFTFEHALVGGAAIDATGFPLPEETLKLCESSSAIFFGSVGGPKWETLPPERQPERGALLPLRKHFDLFANLRPAIIYPELKKASPIRGDIIGDGLDILILRELTSGIYFGKPKGREGSGPEEFAFDTMRYSRREIERIARTAFDAARKRNKKVTSIDKANVLTTSVLWREVVVALHKAEYSDCTLEHLYVDNAAMQLIVKPKQFDVMLCENMFGDILSDEASIITGSIGMLPSASLSESGFGLYEPSGGSAPDIAGKGIANPIAQILSGALMLRYSFGLETEAVAIENAIRTVLKKGFRTRDIAEEGTSVLGTKEIGVEIEKALG
- a CDS encoding polyphenol oxidase family protein, producing the protein MEFNREISLPYGKIKLGTAGKQSLDGLKKKYPSYPKDAKTWKDYTEVWVKEKYKSPTPTVFTLNQVHGDSLHQILPGSVDENSGLVHEGDGLYTELPNSILIVRTADCVPVYLYSNKRPFVAIVHSGWKGTSLGITERMIERAIEFGFSEEELYLEIGPYIQGSDYEVEEDVANLFIPLGTGVCHVTGKEKFLLDVGLAIESRVKERFEKIGGIQNLRTNVFQSPLYFSHRAKEEGRNLNFILWES
- a CDS encoding phospho-sugar mutase; amino-acid sequence: MLKPEDNILSWTKSPFSSEIQNEAKKALEDWKAGIRSELVDAYSSPLTFGTGGIRGKIGNGIGKMNLYTVGRAALGFISYLRDTKKDASIVIAYDSRRLSKEFAELSAGIAAKLGVKVYIFPKVTPTPLLSYAIRHYKASGGIVITASHNPPEYNGFKAYLADGGQLVPPDDSLIIGRISGISDWSTIPLVKKTDKEYKKFVKPVGSVVFKTYLKDLKQAGILSSVKQKTRNDLGIVYSPLHGTGGDYMKEMLNFFGYKSVFLVPEQKKPDGEFPTVKYPNPEEKEALALCEFYAKKKKAATFIATDPDADRLGVGVRRPDGEYEYLNGNQIGSIMAAYLSERKKSKTKIYHLVKTIVTTDLQEAIAKKNGIKIKNVLTGFKYIAEEMKQIESKKNNIFLFGGEESYGYLPVPFVRDKDSLSSALLFVEILAEKGDLLSYLDAIYLKYGLYRESLYSLTLEGSSGQDKIKKSIETLRSENLIGKSIGGRKVVGVLDYETQKADGKAKASVFKGMPKSNVIQVELEGNAKLTIRPSGTEPKVKVYSSFASLKKPKKQSEISSLWESLGKEISLAETEFLQLAGLK
- a CDS encoding aspartate aminotransferase family protein; translated protein: MSNDTKTKFGEIKKLSDKFLLNTYNRYPVAFEYGVGEMIFDQDNKGYIDFLAGIAVSNLGHGEADLIEAMRNQMDKILHSSNLYYSEEQAKLAEVIIENSIPGKVFLCNSGTEANEAAFKLMRRHGVKKNIDKPVILALHSSFHGRTLSAMTMTGNEAVRSGFGDLASDVYFVEANNEDSLIQAFDQYGESIAGIIMELIIGEGGVIPLSQSFVNLARKLTEETNSLLVFDEIQTGMGRTGKMFCFEHYGMYPDAFTLAKALGSGFPIGALVVAKEYEGVLERGMHGSTFGGNHLACVAAYETFKIILSRNLLDHVSTISEQMFARLKTMMESTGKIKQVRGRGLHIGVELYSESRPVVEECLKRGLVVNSTAGNVIRIIPPLILSIEKATEGLDILESVLKDMK
- a CDS encoding response regulator; translated protein: MQAGIGPTGRPYQILIAENSKFQSKQLQQILESEGFKIIGVAETGKELLQMYKDNRQQIDLVTIEIFLPEVDGYAAFWDMKEMGVLPRILFISEENTPSVIKALLENGAMDYIVKPIKREKILEKIKETLLKIPKV